One genomic segment of Epinephelus fuscoguttatus linkage group LG19, E.fuscoguttatus.final_Chr_v1 includes these proteins:
- the LOC125879616 gene encoding zinc finger protein Xfin-like, whose protein sequence is MTKLQLLNAYLTERLTVVVKEILDVVEDTVTEYREETARTKRENESLRRQLRDILLLEAETEWLRSTRSSLGFASPQQQPRDPELRPRSEEPDSTLNQPRQPAANTAKPTHEQVVSVQLLSVQSETPPGPTLLPGDKKPAEPWEPVPKRDPQKEAFGKVSPLPSHSSRSPPSASGPKIHIEVPVLREKPRAPAPAVIKSEPEEYKVSEPEGHTDSLTETHVSQEHSGVRNRTAVVRADRHEAHQNKKSCQDEVTADDVTAAGYIPELVHRCPRCGEAFGQASSLRLHLEQKRKTYACDWCCKSFAQSADLRRHLRTHTGERPHRCTFCSKSFSQRGNLRRHLRIHTGERPYSCPYCCRTFSDGDTMKKHKRTHSGEKPYRCVQCSKTFTSASGLQIHLKKDMCFVANT, encoded by the exons ATGACTAAACTACAGCTACTGAACGCCTACCTGACGGAGCGGCTGACGGTTGTGGTGAAGGAGATTCTGGACGTGGTGGAGGACACGGTGACCGAGTACCGGGAGGAGACCGCCAGGACCAAGCGCGAGAACGAGAGCCTGCGGAGGCAGCTGCGGGACATCCTGCTGCTGGAGGCCGAGACGGAGTGGCTGA GGTCGACCAGGTCCAGTCTTGGTTTTGCGTCTCCTCAGCAGCAACCCCGTGATCCAGAACTGAGGCCCCGCTCAGAGGAGCCAGACTCCACCCTTAACCAGCCCAGACAGCCAGCAGCTAACACGGCCAAGCCAACTCATGAGCAGGTTGTTTCTGTGCAGCTACTGTCAGTCCAGAGTGAGACGCCACCAGGGCCGACCCTCCTGCCAGGGGACAAGAAGCCTGCTGAGCCCTGGGAACCAGTACCGAAGCGGGACCCTCAGAAGGAGGCATTTGGGAAAGTTTCACCTCTTCCTTCTCACTCCTCCCGAAGTCCTCCCTCGGCCTCAGGCCCTAAAATCCACATTGAAGTTCCTGTACTCAGAGAGAAGCCCAGGGCCCCGGCTCCTGCTGTGATAAAAAGTGAACCCGAGGAATACAAAGTGAGTGAACCTGAAGGTCACACAGACTCCCTGACAGAAACTCACGTCTCACAGGAACACTCAGGTGTCAGGAATAGGACAGCGGTGGTACGTGCAGACCGACATGAAGCTCATCAAAACAAGAAGTCCTGTCAGGACGAGGTcacagctgatgatgtcacagcagctgGATACATCCCTGAGCTCGTCCATCGCTGCCCCCGCTGTGGAGAGGCATTCGGCCAGGCCAGCAGCCTCCGCCTTCACCTGGAACAGAAGAGAAAGACGTACGCCTGCGACTGGTGCTGTAAATCCTTCGCACAGTCGGCGGACCTGCGACGTCACCTGCGCACGCACACAGGCGAGAGGCCGCACCGATGCACATTCTGCTCTAAGAGCTTCAGCCAGAGAGGAAACCTACGGCGACACCTGCGCATTCACACAGGGGAGCGGCCATACAGCTGCCCGTACTGCTGCCGCACCTTCAGCGATGGAGACACCATGAAGAAACATAAGCGCACACAttcaggagagaaaccataccGCTGCGTCCAATGCTCCAAGACCTTCACCAGCGCCAGCGGCCTGCAGATACACTTAAAGAAGGACATGTGCTTTGTGGCCAACACCTGA